In Planococcus citri chromosome 4, ihPlaCitr1.1, whole genome shotgun sequence, the genomic window aaatttcaaaaattttctcgcaaacgggaaaattttgattttttttggttttcttattatgaaaaaaatctcgccaaaaaaccactcttgaggtgtccgctccagaatcggctcaaatgtggataaatgcgTTAAAAaagtcgagtataacacacaactcgatttttagctgcccaacttcatattcacaccttcagGAGCAAActgaagattctggagaaattgaaaaatcgcgctggagtctccagaatggctggaaatggcgaaattcgtcctcagggggtttgttcatgacaattcgaaaattttctcgcaaacggggaatttttgatttttgaatatttttattttgaaaaaaagctggtcaaaaaaaccactcttgaggtgtctgctccagaatcggctcaaatgttgataaactcgttaaacagatcgagtataacacacaactcgatttttagctgcccaacttcatattcacgccttctggagcaaattgaaaattctggagaaatttaaaaattgcactggaggctccagaatggctagaaatggcgaaattcgtcctcagggggtttgttgtgttcaaaatacagcgattcgcgcaaatttcaaaaaaattttcgcaaacgggaaatttttgatttttgaatatttttattttgaaaaaaagctggtcaaaaaaaccactcttgaggtgtctgccccagaatcggctcaaatgtgaataaatgcgttaaacaggtcgagtataacacacaactcgatttttagctgcccaacttcatattcacgccttctggagcaaactgaaaattctggagaaattgaaaaatcgcactggaggctccagaatggctgcaaatggcgaaatttggatggggggggggggggtaatatgagttttaggacttattttgaacatttttactgatcaagtacgtacttttcaaaaaaaagcataaatcaccaaaatagtcaattttgtattatcaaaaattcgccaaagatcgaaaaatgaacttgggcagctgaaaatttggatttgggggttttggaacatgttctttccaaaaatcgcgatcccgttcaaatcggaggcggacacctcaagaggttcccttggagtctttgagaaattcaatcatcaaattacaaaaaaaattgtgctttttccTCTTCGTCATCGTCTCACCTTCGGATATaatatgaataaatattttcatgctGCATATCAAAATAGGTGCGAGTTCTTTGACCTGTTCCAAACACctgattaaaatttcacgatgaaCTTGATGAGTCAATTCCTTTTCTCGATCGCCTACTTCTCTGGAAAcctaaatcagaaaaatatacaaaaattagTGTCTCATCATCGACTCTGGTAATTTTTCTAGAAACTTACTTTGCTCAAACATGGAGTAAGATCCTTTAAGAATTGAGCCAAATCCTCGATAGTTTCGATAACTTCGGCTACAGCCAGATAATCCAGAACCTTCTTGCattctcgaataatttttcgaacCTCTGATTCGTCGAAACACAACAAAAGAGACGACGTTCCTTGTAAAATACCTCGAGATCCTTCGATCAATTTCTTCCTGTACAACAAATATTTCAGGAAACATTATACGGTTATTTTACAAAACCTGCGAGTACGAGACAAACATATACCTAGCTGGACCCGAATAAGGATCAGCTTTCAGCATGGCTGAAGCTTCTTCCAATAATTTCGAGGCATCTTCGACCCGGTGCAAAGCAGCCGGCATATCTTGTTTTAAAATCGCATCATCGCTGCTATTTATCGTTTCTTTTCCAACCTATCAACAAGTAGCATTGATAAATGAGATAATTTCTATTATCGATACCGTACAATATAGGCTCTGGAATGTCTGAAAAAGGTTTACTTTGACGAGATTTGTGACCGCTTTACTGACAGCTTGAACTGGACGAGACAAATCTGGCATAGCATTTCCATCTTCGGCTTCTTCGTGAAGGATAACCAATCGTGAAacctagtgaaaaaaatttctcgatgcATTATCAAATTATTGGTACctacgatgaaaatttgatatcgaattgaaatttatcagTAGAAAAAAGGAACATTCGTCAGCGAATGATTTGGGTGCGGTCGATGATTTCATCGAATGGTATTCTCGATGACATTTCCAATCAATTACGATACTGTTATCGTAATTTTTATCCATATATAACTTCTAGTTTCacgatgaaaataattcaagGCGAAATAGCGGTAAACTTGGAATACATTGTGTGTATGGAAGCAAGAGAAAGAATAACGGACCCAAGGTAAGAATGTTGACTCAACAGTGATAAGACATGGATTACCATATATGGACATGAGAGAATTACGTCATTTTCACCCACAACATCTGAGAGAAATTTCTTTCGCTGACtcctacaatttgaaaataccatctcaaattcgacaatttttggctcGAATATATTAAACAAAACGAGCGTAGATTTTATTCCATTCCCTCTCCTATGTACCTATTAATTAAATAGTAAACTAGTCGGCTTATCAAAACAGCTctttcgtgttatttttttctcgagcttTGGAAGATTATTATGAAAACAATAACCGTAGTTAAATTTTCACACGATGTACGTACTTGTTGAGCGACAGGTTCTAAAATACTTTCGATGGTTTTTGTATGAAACACAGGCATTTTTTTAAGCTTATTAGAATGCTGCTGGTGGAACGGAGAAAAGAAAACACTTGGTAGAAAAGCAACACAATTATTTCGAACgataaaaaatgaacacaagTTTGGTGAATTATCACTGACGACGAATACTAATTATACGTTAATTGGTGATAATTGCAATTAACGTTTAACCAACACAAACAAGATAAATAAAGTAATTCATAATGCGAAATTATTAATTTCCAGTTCCATTCGCAAAAATCACGTAATCACGATAAAAATGACTAATCGATTACGAGATGATAAGAGAAGTCGATTTAATTCCGAAATTGTAATCGATAATCGAAAGTCAAAATAACGCGATGGGAAAAAAGCGTcgaaaaagagaattttttgatagatttcAAGTTCAGGTAAACTGGTAACACTGTATACGGATTTTtgcattgtgaaaaaattcccagTGTTACCAAATGCACTTTTTGGattctctttgaattttttctgtgtttttaaCGCTGCCTGCATAAACAAAACACCACAAACCCAATAAACACTTTTTAATTTCGCAAGATTGTTTATGGTGGTTGTTCGCATGAAGATAAAAATTTGTCGGCTTCactaaaactcgaaatttattATATAAATGTCGCAGTAAATCGTATACGAAGGATAATTATTCAAGGATTGTTCAGGTACGTTCATTCTTACCATAGGTATTTTCGTATTTCAGCGATTTAGTAGGTGAAATGATCGTTTCAATAATGCCGACTCCATCATCTCGATCGAATGGATGTTTCATGTCATCATTACATTTCTGTTAATTCCTGTGTGAAAATTCTCATTATTAATGATAAAAGATACATTCCTAGTGCATTTTTATCCATTTCGAATATCTGTCCATGATTCTGAACCTAATCTGCGCCGAACTTCGTCAATGATCAGTCTCAAATTGTGTTTGTTTTGAACTACCTACTATTCAAGTTTTGGCTAGTCCTGGtcgattttttccaatcttTTAACGCCGGATTATTATATTATTGAGACCGATATCGAGTAATGTATTCACGTTGAACTTTGTTTCAGATTATTCTTACGATGATGGATATTCGACCGAATCACACGATATACGTGAATAATCtcaatgaaaaagtgaaaaaagaaggTAAGAGACATGATACAGGCCTAATAGATATCCGTTTACTAATTTTAGCAGTCGATAAACGTACTCTATTTAAAATTTACAGAGCTGAAGAAATCATTGTACGCGATATTTTCACAATTCGGGCAAATACTCGATATCGTAGcgttgaaaacgttgaaaatgcGTGGTCAAGCgttcgtaattttcaaagaaattagcAGCGCAACTACGGCTATTAGATCTATGCAAGGGTTTCCCTTTTACGATAAACCAATGGTGAGTAATCGTGCTGACCGGtggcaaaataatttgaattcattAATCTGGCATCGATTATTGTCCCAATAGCGAATTCAATACGCTAGACACGATTCCGACCTTATCTCTAAAATGAAAGGTCAATTCCAAGAGAGACCCAAGAAACCTAAGAAGAATCCGGCTACGGCTGAAGAAAACAACGAGAAtaagaaaatgaagaagaagGCTACTAAAGAACAAGTCAAACCTAACGCTAATCAGAACGCTAACCAATTTCGTCCTAACGCTATGAATCCACAAGCTGGATTGTATCAACAAAGTATGTGCATTTTTCATCGTCAATTCTTCACTCTCTTCTACTCTACTTGTTTAATATGCTAACGATGAATGGTATTTTCAGACAATGTTGCCGAACAACCACCTAATATGATATTGTTCTTGACGAATTTACCCGAAGAGACCAATGAAATGATGTTATCCATGTTGTTTACCCAGTAAGTATAATGACTTCATTCGTTCAAATGAGAATACCTACTTgagaaattctaaattttttttcgaatcattcCAGATTCCCCGGATTCAAAGAAGTTCGACTGGTTCCGAACAGACACGATATCGCGTTCGTTGAATTCGAAAACGAAATACAAGCTGGTCAGGCTAAAAATGCGCTTAATGGTTTTAAAATCACACCAACGCATGCGATGAAAGTATCATTCGCTAAAAAGTAACTTATTTTTGTCAAGTTGGCTTTTTAACGTGCATGTAAATTGTATTTGTAACGTgttaattttattctatttaaaaagtaacatttgaaacgtattttttttcaaaaattactctttcATCTTGATCGCGAACCATTTCCAATAATTCTAAATGCTGcaaaatgttactttttgaTTGTATTTTTATATTCTCATATTTAAGGCGAATATTTTAAGtccattcaaaataaaaaagacgATTCAGTTCTcggttttgtatttttaatctTCGAATTTGAAACTACCATCGTCTGGTCCGGTTCGTGTTTCGATGAACGAAATATGAAAAACACTCGAGTAAAAATAATCCagtaagttgaaaaatcgtCGAGTTTTTACACCGtaaatataacaaaaaattgagtaacaaaaatttattaaactaTAAATTAATACGTCTCGTGTAAAAAATACgcttaatataaaaaaataacggTAAGTTTGGTATTCGTAGGAAATAATCAAATTTCTCTGATGCACCGCAGAAGCATATCTCTCGTCAGAAAATACTGCTCAATCACGATTTAATCGAGTTAAAAGATcgttttactttaaaattacTCACTGAAAAGGAGTAGGTTTCTGAATGCTAGCCCAAAATGTCATGACTTCGGCTTTAACATTGTATATAAAAAGGAAGAAAGGCCTATCCGCCCTGAAATTAATATACCCGCCTCTATTCACGGTGGTAGCAGTAGCTGCGCTGGCTGTCGTACCGATTTCATTTACATCCATCTCGACTTTATGTAGAATTTCCGAAGCGTATATCTGCGCGTCTGCGATATTAGTAAAATTAGCTTTGGACGGATTGAACAGAGATCGAACTCCTAAATACTCTAACGGCGATCTCAAATTAATCTTGTTTTCGAGTTGCATTTTTGGCATCACGTAGAATACTTCGGACGGTTTGGATTTTTCGACGATGTTGGTGAAGTCGTTATGCATGAATCTGGTGGTAAGTTGCTTTAAACTCGTATTTTGTCTCGGTAACACAACGTACATGTAAACTGATCTGTTTTTGTAGGGTAAACCGATCGCTTGGTAACCGACTTCTTTATCTTCGTAGTACGGAATCAAAGCTTGACCAACCATCATTTGTACTTGAACTGTGTTAGTTTCATCTTTACCATCTCCCAAGTAAAATGGTTGCCTGTGAAATTAAACAACGGTGATATTTTAGTTTAGATAAACGTACGTCGAACGTGAAAAATACTAGATTTCGTACAGTTTCACCACAACTCGTCGTCGTACCTACCATTTGGTTGCTTTGAGGAAAAATGGAAACTCCCAATCGCCGTTAAAGTACAAAGCTCCAGCTACGATTAATTTAGTGGTCGGATCGATAGGTGGTTGAATTAGTTCTTTAATCCTGTTCTCGGTATGATTGGCTACCCAACTGTAAGTTGAAAATCGAACCAGTATTAGAAATGGGTTGGTCCTCATCGTCGACGTGATTCATTGATACGATTGGGGGAAAAAACACACgtgaaatgatgaaaactggTAATGTAACTAGTCTCTTAGTTAGTACGATTCGAATCGGATATAGAGATATGCTATACATATGTACGTAATTACAAGCGAGTAGGTATCGTATCTTGACGTCATGCATAATAAATTAGATCTCAACTATTACGTACTTGTTAACAGCAATTGCAGAATTCGTACCATCGTTAAGGAAATCCAATTCGGTGACGTCGCTCCTATAAATACTTTTAGCCATTTCGATAAATCGTTGCTTTATTTGAAAACCTTTTTGTACGAATACTCCGCCAGCGATGTTTATATTCGTACCGAATTTAACTCCCGGATCAATATCGGTTACTTTGGCTAACAGTTTACCCATCTCTTTGTGAAACGCTTCCGTTCTGTGGGTGGAAATTGGTACATATacgatgaaaaatcaagtataGTAATTAATTACATCAAATAGTTATTGTAAATTTACCCTTCGGTTATCTTTCGCCCTAAGATTAGACCGCTGagcatttttaataattctttttCAGTATCTCCCGCTGTACCTAGCATGACGGTGGCCAGTGTTTTGAAAACGTTTATCGGAGCTACTAAAATATTTCCATTTGGATTGGATTTAGAAAGCATGTAATCTAAACCAACTGCCAGTCTATTGATACCTTTAGTAATacgctgaaaaaattcagaacaatTAAATTGGAGAATTAGAAATCAGCATCGAACGATGATTAATTTTAGCTTTGTTCGTACGAATGCAAAGTAAGATAATACTTTTGTAATCTACGGTACCTTTTGCGTATCCGTTAAACaattattttgagttgattgtTCTCCTGGGTtggaattttgacgaaaacttTTCGGTTTCCAATTATTTACAGCGTTGGATGCAACATTCGTTCGAGGCGAATAATTTATATAATCGGTTAAACGAAAATTCTTCGGATCCGGCCAAGTTACAGCGTTAACATTCAGTACGATTACAAAGCAAATACTCAAAATACAAGGAAACTTCATctgtaataaaaaaagaaaaaaattattaattaagtagcctaaaaataaatacctattttgaaacgATCACTAGCCTAAGTCTCTAGCTAGGTACGcgtaggtataaaattattaCACTCGAGAACAcaaagagaaaatttgaaaaaaaaatttgcttaccTTAGAAACTATATCActagatttttaaattattataccgaagaaattattttttttttataaattatacgGCCACATTATTACGAatcgatttaataaaataattgtaaTATTAAGTACGTAGTAATATTACTGTATTCGATCTCATAGTACGTAGATTATATTATGTATGATCAGTTTGTTAAACAACAAACTCGCTACTGATGGctataaatatttttactcgTACTACGACTGATATCTACATATACTATTCTTCCAGAGTCGAAGACGTCACACAGCACCCATACCTACCTCTCTAGTTCGCTGCTATAATACataaatttttgggtttttttcactttttttttctcactagCGTTTAGGTAGATAGAAAAACTTCTCATTCATAATTAGTTAACGCGTGTGTTACGAAATAGAATAGCGAAAAACGTAGAATCGTAGACGATTCCTCTTCCCCACTGTGTGTATATATTTAATGGAATCACAAAACTTGTTTCGTGCACTTGAATAATGTACCAATGAAACAGACATGATTCGAACGTAAACACGTTTTTGACTTGGTCAGTTTTCTCAAGGTTATTCGAATCGGTACTCGAAACTTATTTCATTATGCGAGAAATATAAATTAATAACTGTGAAGCTGGACAATCGTATGTATAAAGCTCACGTTCCTCTGGAGCAACTTTACTTTTCTCATTAGTTCCGCAATGGAAGTTGGAATTGTGCACCTCTATACCCTACAATGTCcctacagtacctacctatctctcTCTATAGTCACGAAAGCAAGCAacaagtacctctacctatccatttatggggaaaattaattgacgaatttgatgaaattttcttctcattaTGTATTGGGTGTTCCACGTACTACCTATACGATGTATCATGCAGGTATCTATTATTAAACGTATCTATTTCATCCGATCgcaatttttcactatttccgTCTTTATACGTTATAATTATAGAAACAATTAAGTGGGTGTAGACCTTTGTAGTCTACTTTATGGTATGAAATTACAGACCAACGCTTTGGTAGGACTAGGTACGATTAGGTGCATGAGTAGTTCGCAGGAATTCACCGCTATTCGGTGTGTTTGTTTATCTTTATAAGAGTTGAATCAAAAAGTTTCCGAATAATATGAATGAACTATTCTATACGTTATGACTCATTGATTGATCAGAAATAGATTAGGTGCAGACTTGAGACTTTGCTTATTTGATTCGTTTAATTTAATATAACCATTTGGATACACGTTTGCTTTGCTGTGTACCATTGAATGATTGATATCGCTGCAGAGCTCGTGTCGATAATCAATTACTTGTCGGGTCATTTGGCAAGTATATTTTGCGAattgaaagattcaaaaagACGAATAAAACTCATGGAGTTGTGCCCAAGTGCGAAATACGAGCGTAGTTCAATTCGCGTGACTTGATGatgggattttaaaaaaaaatgttttgttttcggtattcttcaaatttattaatatttcaaaaagaaatgatACGGGGTtgtgatatatattttttttaaaattgtaaaactaAACTCGAGATCATCACATCCTGCAATAAATAAATATCtcaacaaattttattcaaattttacattttatattTGTATCCTGAAAGCACAAAAGCGGACAACAGTTCTATTTTTAGTAAACATTACATTacaaaaaagactttttttaaaaaaaaaatcccagaaaGACGAAAGActcgttttttggcaaaattgtgaaaaaattatactttttaaaagaaaaattaccaagaaaaaTCTGTTTATGATTGTCAGAAGTATCCAAATAAATGGTtctttgatgtaaaaattaataggtaaataaaagtCGTGTTATTTGCCAAGATTG contains:
- the snf gene encoding U1 small nuclear ribonucleoprotein A, with the translated sequence MMDIRPNHTIYVNNLNEKVKKEELKKSLYAIFSQFGQILDIVALKTLKMRGQAFVIFKEISSATTAIRSMQGFPFYDKPMRIQYARHDSDLISKMKGQFQERPKKPKKNPATAEENNENKKMKKKATKEQVKPNANQNANQFRPNAMNPQAGLYQQNNVAEQPPNMILFLTNLPEETNEMMLSMLFTQFPGFKEVRLVPNRHDIAFVEFENEIQAGQAKNALNGFKITPTHAMKVSFAKK
- the LOC135845011 gene encoding leukocyte elastase inhibitor-like; this encodes MKFPCILSICFVIVLNVNAVTWPDPKNFRLTDYINYSPRTNVASNAVNNWKPKSFRQNSNPGEQSTQNNCLTDTQKRITKGINRLAVGLDYMLSKSNPNGNILVAPINVFKTLATVMLGTAGDTEKELLKMLSGLILGRKITEGTEAFHKEMGKLLAKVTDIDPGVKFGTNINIAGGVFVQKGFQIKQRFIEMAKSIYRSDVTELDFLNDGTNSAIAVNNWVANHTENRIKELIQPPIDPTTKLIVAGALYFNGDWEFPFFLKATKWQPFYLGDGKDETNTVQVQMMVGQALIPYYEDKEVGYQAIGLPYKNRSVYMYVVLPRQNTSLKQLTTRFMHNDFTNIVEKSKPSEVFYVMPKMQLENKINLRSPLEYLGVRSLFNPSKANFTNIADAQIYASEILHKVEMDVNEIGTTASAATATTVNRGGYINFRADRPFFLFIYNVKAEVMTFWASIQKPTPFQ